Proteins encoded within one genomic window of Oncorhynchus masou masou isolate Uvic2021 unplaced genomic scaffold, UVic_Omas_1.1 unplaced_scaffold_3562, whole genome shotgun sequence:
- the LOC135534551 gene encoding neurofibromin-like, protein MNLLNDCSEVEDDGQPVVGRKRGMSRRLASLRHCTVLAMSNLLNANVDSGLLHSIGLGYHKDLQTRATFMEVLTKILQQGTEFDTLAETVLADRFERLVELVTMMGDQGELPISMALANVVPGSQWDELARVLVTLFDSRHLLYQLLWNMFSKEVELADSMQTLFRGNSLANKIITFCFKVYGAAYLQKLLEPLLKGVVTTPEWHNISFEVDTTRWNA, encoded by the exons ATGAACCTGCTGAATGACTGCAGTGAGGTGGAGGATGATGGCCAGCCGGTGGTTGGGAGGAAGAGGGGCATGTCTCGACGCCTGGCCTCCCTCAGACACTGTACTGTCCTGGCCATGTCCAACCTCCTCAACGCCAACGTGGACAGCGGACTCCTGCACTCTATCG GTTTGGGCTACCATAAGGACCTGCAGACTCGGGCCACCTTCATGGAGGTTCTGACTAAGATCCTCCAGCAGGGGACAGAGTTTGACACACTGGCAGAGACGGTGCTGGCAGAccgctttgaaaggctggtggAGCTGGTCACCATGATGGGAGACCAGGGAGAGCTGCCCATCTCCATGGCACTGGCCAATGTGGTGCCAGGATCCCAATGG GACGAGCTGGCCCGTGTGTTGGTGACACTGTTTGACTCTCGCCACCTGCTGTATCAGCTGCTGTGGAATATGTTCTCCAAGGAGGTAGAGCTGGCTGACTCCATGCAGACTCTCTTCAGAGGCAACAGTCTGGCCAATAAAATCATTACCTTCTGTTTCAAG GTTTACGGGGCGGCGTACCTACAGAAGCTCCTGGAGCCTCTACTTAAAGGGGTCGTCACCACCCCAGAGTGGCACAACATCAGCTTTGAGGTGGACACAACCAG